The sequence below is a genomic window from Polaribacter vadi.
TTTAATGATAATAAACCAGCAACGATAAAATACTGTTTCCGAGTATTAAATTGTACTTTTGCACAATGGAAAAACGTTTAGAGCAATTACCAAAATTAGCAGAAGAAAGCCTGAAAGAAAATAGAAAATATTTTGCTAATTTAAAGAAAAGAACTCCCAAAAATTTGGATTATGTGATGCAAGAGTTGCATGATGCTGAATTTGCAAAAACAGATTGTTTAGACTGTGGAAATTGCTGTAAAACTACAAGCCCAATTTTTACTGATAAAGATACTGAGCGTATTTCGAAACATTTTAAAATGAAAGTTATCGATTTTACAAACACTTATTTGCAAAGAGATGAAGATAATTTTATGGTTTTAAAATCGTCTCCTTGTTCTTTTTTAGATGAATCTGATAATACCTGTTCTATTTACGATGTTCGTCCAAAAGCGTGTGCAGAATATCCACATACAAATCGTAGAAAATTTATCGGAATTACAGATTTAACAATTGAAAACACATTTATTTGTCCTGCAACCCATAGAATTGTAGAAAATCTTAAAAAAGTATTGCCTTTAGTATCTAAAGTAAAAAAGAGAAGAAGTTAAGTGTAAAACGAATCCTTTTTTCTGTAGTTTTTATTGCATCATAATTCATTAATTTTCATTAATTTTAGGGTCTAAAAAACAGCGAACTTGCTTACACAATTATCCATAAATAACTACGCTTTAATCAATCAATTAACCATTGATTTTTCTTCTGGTTTATCCATCATTACTGGTGAAACTGGTGCAGGAAAATCTATTTTATTAGGTGCTTTAGGATTGGTTTTAGGGAATAGAGCAGATTTATCTTCTTTAAAAGACACCTCTAAAAAATGTGTTGTAGAAGCTAAAGTGGCAATTGCTACTTATAATTTAAAAGATTTTTTTGAAGAAGTTGATTTAGATTATGAAGAATTAACAATCATTAGAAGAGAAATTTTACCCTCTGGAAAATCGCGTGCTTTTGTAAACGATACTCCTGTAAAATTATCGGTTTTAAATGAATTGAGAGAAAAATTAATTGATGTACATTCTCAGCATCAAACCATGGAATTGTCTGACAATAGTTTTCAATTTTCGATTGTAGATGCCTTAGCAAAAAATCAAGATAAAATAGATTCTTATAAAAGAGGATTTGTAAAATTGAATCAGCTTAAAAAAGAATTACAAGGTTTAGAGACGATTCAAAAAGAAGAAAATCAGCAATATGACTACAATTTGCATCTTTTTAATGAATTAGAAGAAGCAAAAATTAAAGTTGATGAGCAAGAAGAATTAGAAGACAAATTAGAAAAGCTCAATAATATTGAGGATATAAAATTAAATTTATCTGAAGCGTTAGAAATTTCTGCTAACGATGAAATTGGACTTCAAAACTTATTAAATTCTTTAGAAAATCGTTTGTCTAAAATCGCTTCTTTTTCTAAAGAATATCAAGAATTATCATCAAGAATTACATCCGTTAAAATAGAGGTTGATGACATTGTTTCAGAATTAGAAGACGCGAATGAAAATGTGGAATTCAATCCTAATGAAATAGAAGAAATTAATGATAGATTGCAGTTGCTTTATAATTTGCAAAAAAAACATTATGCTTCTAATAATGAAGGTTTACTAAAAGTTTTCGAAGAATTATCAGAAAAAGTAAGTCAGGTTGAAAACGCAGAAGAAACCATCAACAATAAGAAAAAAGAGATTGATGATGTTGCTGAAAAATTAGACAAAGTTGCAACGTTAATTACAAAAAGTAGAGCTGATGCAATACCTAGTCTTAAAAAAGAATTAGAGTTTTTATTGGCAGATTTAGGAATGGAAAATGCTCGTTTTTCAATCAAAATAAAACCAACTAAAAACTATTTTGCAAACGGAAAAGACGAATTAGAGTTTTTATTTTCTGCAAACAAAGGTGGTAATTTTGGCGAATTGAAAAAAGTAGCTTCTGGTGGAGAATTGTCTAGAATAATGCTTTCAGTAAAAACGGTTTTATCTGCAAATACACAATTACCAACCATCATTTTCGATGAAATTGATACTGGAGTTTCTGGAGAAGTTTCCAATAAAATTGCTGCAATTATGCAACAAATGAGTAAAAATATGCAAGTAATTGCCATTACTCATTTACCACAAATAGCATCGAAAGGAAAAAACCACTACAAGGTGTATAAAGAGGAAATAAAAGGAGTTACTACAACCAATTTAAAGCAATTGTCTACTGAAGAAAGAATCAAAGAAATTGCAGAAATGTTAAGTGGTAAAGATATTTCAGATTCTGCTTTAACACATGCTAAAGAGCTTTTGAATTAATAAGAGAAAAGAGAAAAGTGAAAACACAACAGGAAAACTAAAAACCAACACCTAACAACTAATATGTACAACTTACTAAAAGGAAAAAGAGGAATTATTTTTGGAGCATTAAACTCACAATCAATTGCTTGGAAAGTTGCTGAAAGAGCGCATGAAGAAGGAGCAGAATTTGTGTTAACAAATGCACCAATTGCCTTGAGAATGGGCGAATTAAACGAATTAGCACAAAAAACAGGTTCGCAAGTTATTGCTGCAGATGCTACTTCTATTCAAGATTTAGAAAACTTGGTTGAAAAATCTATGGAAATTTTAGGAGGTAAAATCGATTTCGTTTTGCATTCTATTGGTATGTCTGTAAATGTAAGAAAAGGCAAACATTATACAGATCCTAATTACGATTTCACCACAAAAGGCTGGGA
It includes:
- a CDS encoding YkgJ family cysteine cluster protein produces the protein MEKRLEQLPKLAEESLKENRKYFANLKKRTPKNLDYVMQELHDAEFAKTDCLDCGNCCKTTSPIFTDKDTERISKHFKMKVIDFTNTYLQRDEDNFMVLKSSPCSFLDESDNTCSIYDVRPKACAEYPHTNRRKFIGITDLTIENTFICPATHRIVENLKKVLPLVSKVKKRRS
- the recN gene encoding DNA repair protein RecN, whose product is MLTQLSINNYALINQLTIDFSSGLSIITGETGAGKSILLGALGLVLGNRADLSSLKDTSKKCVVEAKVAIATYNLKDFFEEVDLDYEELTIIRREILPSGKSRAFVNDTPVKLSVLNELREKLIDVHSQHQTMELSDNSFQFSIVDALAKNQDKIDSYKRGFVKLNQLKKELQGLETIQKEENQQYDYNLHLFNELEEAKIKVDEQEELEDKLEKLNNIEDIKLNLSEALEISANDEIGLQNLLNSLENRLSKIASFSKEYQELSSRITSVKIEVDDIVSELEDANENVEFNPNEIEEINDRLQLLYNLQKKHYASNNEGLLKVFEELSEKVSQVENAEETINNKKKEIDDVAEKLDKVATLITKSRADAIPSLKKELEFLLADLGMENARFSIKIKPTKNYFANGKDELEFLFSANKGGNFGELKKVASGGELSRIMLSVKTVLSANTQLPTIIFDEIDTGVSGEVSNKIAAIMQQMSKNMQVIAITHLPQIASKGKNHYKVYKEEIKGVTTTNLKQLSTEERIKEIAEMLSGKDISDSALTHAKELLN